A portion of the Bdellovibrio bacteriovorus genome contains these proteins:
- a CDS encoding sigma 54-interacting transcriptional regulator, whose amino-acid sequence MINWDEFEHIHVINKLKQILGAWWNIDVVFTDERGVLRGYDSEKVVFNNPAVTALVKKEAGQQSIAELVTKSLDDLRTSQNRFSLRKWDIVGFDVGVFPIMIDNDCVGTVVAMGFFREANFTARMSEIRERLAAFGLSGEVIEKSLGKLKFLDDQERTHFCEICELVAQEIVTLHLEITSREDRIKELNKELGNRFRYDNMIGKSKPMQSLYALLDKIKGADSTVLVQGENGTGKELIAKSIHYNSHRKDKPFIIQNCSAFNDNLLESELFGHVKGSFTGALKDKKGLFEMADKGTFFLDEIGDTSPQMQVKLLRVLQEGTFMPVGATESRKVDVRIVAATNRNLKEMVEQGTFREDLYYRLNVINIRVPPLRERKEDIPFLVDFFLNKIHDQQGGPKRQITKRALEKLYDYPWPGNVRELQNEIERLCVLSGDETKLMAELLSPKVLEAGEKNKVQGSRLQGKLKDALEDLEREMIREGLRRTGWNKSKLAKELGISRAGLIMKVEKYGLDKRKLAR is encoded by the coding sequence ATGATCAATTGGGATGAGTTTGAACATATACATGTCATTAATAAACTCAAACAGATTCTTGGCGCATGGTGGAACATCGACGTCGTATTCACTGATGAGCGTGGTGTATTGCGCGGCTATGATTCTGAAAAAGTTGTTTTCAACAACCCCGCCGTCACTGCTTTAGTAAAAAAAGAAGCTGGCCAGCAAAGCATTGCTGAGCTTGTAACTAAATCTTTAGACGATTTACGTACTTCGCAAAATCGTTTCTCGTTACGCAAATGGGACATCGTTGGTTTTGACGTGGGTGTATTCCCTATCATGATCGACAATGACTGTGTAGGTACGGTAGTCGCAATGGGTTTTTTCCGCGAAGCAAACTTCACTGCAAGAATGAGCGAAATCCGCGAGCGCTTAGCGGCGTTCGGTTTATCCGGCGAAGTGATCGAAAAATCTTTGGGTAAATTGAAATTCTTGGATGACCAAGAACGCACTCACTTCTGCGAGATTTGTGAACTTGTTGCCCAAGAAATCGTAACTCTTCATTTAGAGATCACTTCTCGTGAAGATCGTATTAAAGAACTTAACAAAGAGCTTGGGAACCGTTTCCGTTATGACAATATGATTGGTAAATCTAAACCAATGCAATCTTTGTATGCCCTTTTGGATAAAATCAAAGGTGCCGATTCTACGGTTCTAGTACAAGGGGAAAACGGTACGGGTAAAGAGTTGATCGCAAAATCAATTCACTATAACTCTCACCGTAAAGATAAGCCTTTTATTATCCAAAACTGCTCTGCATTCAATGACAACCTTTTAGAGTCTGAGTTATTCGGTCACGTAAAAGGATCGTTCACCGGCGCGCTTAAAGATAAAAAAGGTCTTTTTGAAATGGCCGACAAAGGAACATTCTTCCTAGATGAAATTGGGGACACTTCACCACAAATGCAAGTAAAGCTTCTTCGCGTGTTGCAAGAAGGTACTTTCATGCCGGTAGGTGCGACTGAATCAAGAAAAGTTGATGTTCGCATCGTGGCGGCAACAAATCGCAATCTTAAGGAAATGGTTGAGCAAGGTACATTCCGTGAGGACTTGTACTATCGCCTAAACGTTATCAACATCCGCGTTCCACCTTTACGTGAAAGAAAAGAAGACATTCCATTCCTAGTGGATTTCTTTTTGAACAAAATCCACGACCAACAAGGTGGACCTAAACGTCAGATCACGAAACGCGCTTTGGAAAAGCTTTATGACTATCCATGGCCAGGTAACGTGCGTGAATTGCAAAATGAAATCGAAAGATTGTGCGTTTTGTCTGGCGACGAAACGAAGCTTATGGCGGAACTTCTTTCACCAAAAGTTTTGGAAGCGGGCGAAAAGAACAAGGTTCAAGGTTCCCGTTTACAAGGTAAGTTGAAAGACGCCCTGGAGGATCTAGAACGCGAAATGATTCGCGAAGGTCTTCGTCGCACAGGTTGGAACAAATCCAAGCTTGCTAAAGAATTGGGTATAAGCCGTGCCGGTCTTATCATGAAAGTTGAAAAATACGGTCTTGATAAGCGCAAGCTAGCTAGGTAA
- a CDS encoding sugar phosphate nucleotidyltransferase: protein MNVMLLAAGEGTRLRPYTLTTPKPAIPFLTVPLAAHSLNFIKGHSINKLVVNTFHLPQKIHELFHSLPHGAKELHFSDEKGEILGNGGGLRNAQKHFRGGGDFIMMNSDEVILPERADFLDQAIEAHKKNKALATLLVMDYPGIGTKFGGVWCTTEGQVLGFGKSPISGSQRAWHFIGVQILSEEIFSLIPPQGASNILYDAVAKGIEQGERVQVIPIQCSWFETGNPPDFFEASAQCFSYLNSMQESFQKLALLSTIERFAPEGVEVQNLGSSQQIISRKAHKPTESKLEGMIVMSAGSKIERGSKLKNVVVGHGASVPSGTEAHDTLFL, encoded by the coding sequence ATGAATGTAATGCTGTTAGCAGCCGGCGAAGGGACCCGCTTGCGACCCTATACTTTGACAACGCCAAAGCCAGCGATTCCTTTTTTGACGGTGCCGTTAGCAGCACACTCTTTAAATTTTATAAAAGGTCATAGTATTAACAAGCTTGTAGTTAATACTTTTCATCTGCCCCAGAAAATCCACGAACTTTTCCACAGCCTTCCTCATGGCGCCAAAGAACTTCACTTTTCTGATGAAAAGGGAGAAATCCTAGGAAATGGGGGCGGATTAAGAAACGCCCAAAAACACTTCCGCGGTGGCGGCGACTTTATCATGATGAATTCTGATGAGGTGATCTTACCAGAACGAGCTGATTTTTTAGATCAAGCTATTGAAGCTCATAAAAAGAATAAGGCCTTAGCGACTTTGCTAGTGATGGATTATCCAGGCATCGGCACGAAGTTTGGTGGCGTGTGGTGCACAACAGAGGGTCAGGTCTTAGGATTTGGTAAATCTCCAATTTCGGGATCCCAACGCGCTTGGCATTTTATCGGTGTACAAATTCTTTCCGAGGAGATTTTCTCTCTGATTCCTCCACAAGGCGCTTCGAATATTTTGTACGATGCTGTGGCTAAAGGAATTGAACAGGGAGAGCGCGTTCAGGTCATTCCGATTCAATGCAGCTGGTTTGAAACTGGAAACCCCCCTGATTTTTTTGAAGCCTCGGCACAGTGTTTTAGCTATCTAAATTCCATGCAAGAATCATTTCAAAAGCTCGCTTTGCTTTCAACCATAGAACGCTTTGCTCCGGAGGGAGTTGAAGTACAGAACCTTGGGTCGTCGCAACAAATCATTTCGCGCAAGGCACATAAGCCGACGGAGTCGAAATTGGAAGGTATGATTGTGATGAGTGCCGGATCAAAAATTGAGCGTGGAAGTAAACTTAAGAACGTCGTTGTCGGCCACGGAGCTTCCGTTCCGTCGGGAACTGAAGCTCACGATACTCTGTTCTTATAA
- a CDS encoding aminoglycoside phosphotransferase family protein yields the protein MVTHDEFLIPFLSRSLQSDSYKVLSLAGDASNRRYYRVVLDHSSWVLMRWDPFVPDNYPFLSVLNHFAKNGVHVPKVIAMSPDEGLVLLEDLGDLTLERKFWESQNQDAAMEFYQLAVDEIVKIHHPATLDKSECTAFKIQFDTEKFLWEMNYGKDNLLSGVLKFNFSENLNKEISDIFLDICTRLHKEPKRIAHRDYHSRNLMIKLDQMNVIDFQDARLGPIQYDLVSLMRDSYVDMSDVMAKSLIDYYLERSKEYLPKDFSREHFDHIYELQSIQRCFKACGSFASFFHQREDRRYLKYLPGTLRRVLKAINEFPEYKVFADVLIDSGALERKYESL from the coding sequence ATGGTCACTCATGATGAATTTTTAATTCCATTTTTAAGTCGCTCGTTACAATCGGACTCTTACAAAGTACTTTCTTTGGCGGGGGACGCTTCGAATCGCCGTTATTACCGCGTCGTTTTAGATCACAGCTCGTGGGTCTTGATGCGCTGGGATCCGTTTGTTCCTGACAACTATCCTTTTTTAAGCGTCCTGAATCATTTTGCTAAAAACGGCGTCCACGTTCCAAAAGTGATCGCCATGTCCCCTGATGAAGGGTTGGTGTTACTTGAAGACCTGGGCGATCTAACCTTAGAAAGAAAATTCTGGGAAAGCCAAAATCAAGATGCTGCCATGGAGTTTTACCAACTGGCCGTGGATGAGATCGTAAAGATCCATCATCCGGCGACTTTAGATAAATCTGAATGCACCGCTTTTAAAATTCAGTTTGATACCGAAAAATTTCTTTGGGAAATGAACTACGGAAAAGACAATCTGCTTTCCGGCGTTTTGAAATTTAACTTCAGCGAAAATCTAAATAAAGAAATATCCGACATCTTTTTAGATATCTGCACACGATTGCACAAAGAACCTAAACGCATTGCTCATCGCGATTATCACTCGCGCAATCTGATGATAAAATTAGATCAAATGAACGTCATCGACTTCCAAGATGCGCGTCTAGGCCCTATTCAATATGACCTTGTCAGCTTAATGCGCGACTCTTACGTCGACATGAGCGACGTCATGGCTAAAAGTTTAATTGATTACTATCTTGAACGTTCGAAAGAATACTTGCCGAAGGATTTTTCACGCGAACATTTTGATCATATTTATGAACTTCAATCTATACAACGATGCTTTAAAGCTTGCGGCAGTTTTGCCAGTTTCTTTCACCAGCGCGAAGATCGCCGCTATCTTAAATACCTTCCTGGAACACTTCGTCGAGTGCTGAAGGCCATTAACGAGTTTCCCGAGTACAAAGTATTTGCCGATGTCCTTATCGACTCTGGCGCGTTAGAAAGAAAGTACGAATCATTATGA